ATTGTCTGTCATATGGCAAGTCAAGTGGAGCATAAAATgttataaatatttaatatttaacTATCATAGTTATctattcaaataaaatttattttcatttaaaatataaataaataatattttatttttctcaatttcttatgtattgcattcatggctttaatgatactttttttttttttcaatttcttttttgttaacaaaggtttgagaaattttttgaatataATTTAATTAAAGGGTTGGGTTCAATTTATTGACTGTGGACTTCACGAGCTATTGATTCAAAAAGGGCTTGGGGCCCATATTTCTTTTTAACAAAGGGAAAGGGGGGAAGGGGTTTGACCCTTCCAAATCAATAGTGGATTAAGTATCCTTCACCCATGGAATagaaaaatatctttttttactGGTGATGTGATCATGTGATTATACTCTCGTGTCATCATTaagttttcaatttttattatgcATATCCAATTAATAATGTAGAAACTATCTTTTTCCATACTAATCAAAAGAGTTTGATGTCCTTAAACGTGGAAATTCCTTCTTCACCATGGGCGTAGAGAAATTCAGTCCGTCAAAAGTACTAATATCACTTGTCTATTTTATCACAAGGATCGAGTTTCCCGATATCCAAGGTGATTGAAAATTCATTCACCGCGAAAGATTAGGGATGTGGGGGCGGATAGGGGGGAGGGGTAGGGGGTTTTCGGACCCTAGGATCACGCGGTGCAATCAAGGGAAACTTAGTCATAATCACAATAAGTACCCAAAAAAGGTCACCGCCTCCTTAAATTCTTAAGATCTTAaaaaatgaactaaattttccaTAAAAAGCACCCAAATATAGGTTGGGTTCATGATGTTAACCCATATGGTTCAAGTTcattaaaaagttaaaatttcattaattttcaagACCATTCCTAGTAGAATAATTTCCAAGTAGGCGGCCATGAATAAATGGATCAATGTTTTAAAGAACAACCCTTAATTTAAGAAAGTTAATAATATGCTTCAGTTCTTGGTTAGATACATGAGAAGGAAtatattcatattcatgtcaagCCATAAAGAACTAAGCAGCCCTAATTATGATTCAATGTGAGGACAGAGAGAAAAGGAACAAATTGCCGGGACCGCTTTTTGTTGCAGATCCTTTGTTTTAATAGCAAACCATGGGCCTCAAATTCAGATTttagaaaccctaaaacccatccccaaaacctaaaaccttcCAAATAACCCAAAAGTGAGGAGTAGGTATGCACCCTAATGACAAGAAGTCATGAGCCCTGGACCACAACAATACCCCAGTAATGATACTAACTGAAGTTACTGAACCCAaaaagggtttagggtttcctaaATTAATTAATGTCTAATGGACTCAATAATGGGAGAATCTTATGAGAGGGAGTGTTTTTATCTAAGAATCGACAATATTGAATCATCATGAAACAGGATCAATGATCATTGATATGAATCGGACGATTCAAGATCTGATTTGCTATTTTTGAACCcaacccagagagagagagaggccttcACATCCTCTGCAACCACTGCAACATTGCAATGAGCATCCAACGATTGGGAACCTCTTAGGCGATGTGTCCGAATGCTCCCAGCCACTGGATGCTCATTGCAATGTTCTAAAGAATGTGGACAagagcaaggatttagttctcggtattGCTACGAGTATTAGTCTCTAACGATACCGATCccaatataataaaaaaaaaatttgataccGATCGGATTGGTGCTTATGGGTCACTTTTACCCTtactttatgaaaaaaatacattttgtattgttttacccttgaaatgataTGGATAATCGATTCAGATCAATCGGGCATTAGGAATCGATTTCAGCTAATACCGATACATTACAACTGATACAACTGATACGATACCGATACTAACaatcatatgagagagagagagagatggagagagagagagagagagaggatggttCGAGGAAGTAAAGGATGAATTAGGAAAGCCCAAGTGTGGACTTTCACGAGTTATTGACTCATAATTGCTTGGGGCCCACATGTCTTTTAAGTTTCCTTACTTTCCCTCTCATCACGTCTAAATATGTTGCATTATAGTCAATTTGGACCACAGGCTAGGCTctctatgttttttattttcaacgAACTGGTGAACCAGAAAAAATTGGGCATCTTTTGAATTTTCTGGACCTCTACCAAAATTTCAAGGTGGTTGAAAAGTCAATGTTTCTTCTCAAGGAATATTCACCGTCCGACATTGGATAATTCGGGCCGCCTAACTGGTGCACTGTAACAATCAGATTGTTTTGCCCTTCAAAATATTGATACGGGTTTATttagaccattttacccctcCTTGTTCTGATTTCATTGATATTTGATCGATATCAAATATTGATATTCTGCTACAGATCGGTTAATACAGCCAATCCGATCCTAAATATCGATCAATTATTGATATCTGATACAGATCGGTCGATACAGTCGATCGattgatacctaaaaccatgcaaCTGGTGGGCCTGAACAATCCAAGGTCCAGTTTTTACGTTTTTCAAAAACATTGATCATTTGGGCCCGGGCTTTCCTTCTCCCATCGCATTCCATGTAATGAAGAAGAGCACCCCTATCAATGGTTTGTCAATATGTGTGCAACCTTGAGGTTGAAGATTCAAAGGCTTGTATGAGAAGCACTCTCATCGATACCACACTGACATAATGGGTCCCACAAAAGCCTCAAATCTTGATTGTGATTTGAGTCCAAATAGGTTAGGACCAATGGATAATGAGTGGTGGAATTTCAATATCTTTTACGGATTCCAACTCCAAAGTACTCACTCCTAACATTGCGAGGTAAATACTTAtcttagattaaaaaaaataataataataataaaaaaagggtaaGGAAAAGCCTCCCTTCCTCTCCTATGGGTTGGGGTTCTTCTACTTAGGGGTCGTTTGATAACGAcatagaaacgacagaaacgaaataaaaagcgtttgataaaactgtttcgtttcatttgttttcagaaatagaaagtgAAATTTCTaactatttatggttcaagaaacaactcagaacttgttttgtcgtttttagaaacgactcgtggctATCGACTTcaaaaaacatgacttatcaaacatcttcaattccatttctatttctagaaacagaaatttatgttttggccatttcttgaaacataaacgatagaaacgttatcaaaagTGCCCTTAAAAAAGGTAAGTACAAGCCTTACATTTTTAGATCTGGATCTTCTCTAACGTGTATTGGACCGTTTGGGAGGACTCAGACATGCACTTCAGGTCCGCTCAGCTGTTCGATGTATGTTGAATGAGTTGAAGAAGATCCTGATGCTACGTTTTTCTTGCCAAGCTTTTTTAAcctaaaaaaatagttttaaaacCCCCAGATAGGAGATTGGATTCAATTGAATCCCTAGAAATtgaatcaggaaaaaaaaaaaagaaagtatttTTACAGCTCTTTGAGAATCTTTTGAGCTTTTATTCAAAAATCTTGTAGATGTAGCTAATAGAGAATTTCAGCTATATCAACTGACCTCTGCTTCAaacaaattttctttaaaaatctttttgtttttgtagaaCCATGCCCTTGCTAGGATCTAGCTAGGGTGTATTACGATACCACCCAATAGGAAAATGACATATGGCAtcacattaaaaagaaaaaaagaaggaacgaTAAGGAATGAGTGTGGGTGGATGAGAGAGAGGGGATGAGGTatagagagtgtgtgtgtgagagttATCCTTAGATATCATATCTGGATGGCTTGTTTGTCAAACTCCATCTTCTCAATTTGGAAGAAGAGCCCATCAAGCTTCTTTGATTGGAACAAAAGCAAAAGAACAAGTGAAGAGAAACCACAACCCAAGTACCATAACATTGATCTTCCCTTCTCACCTTCTCTACTTGACACAACTTTCTTGCAAGGTAGGtactctctcttcctctcactTTCTCTCACTAGCAAAACTCTCTCTTAAACTGAATGATGATGATATGGGCAGGTAGAGAGCTCAAGTGTTGTTATAGAGCTTCCATTGATGGATTCAGTGCAACCTCATTCCACAACTCTAGTGATTTTAAGGGCCCTTGTGTGGTAATTGGCTACACAAACAAGTCTTTCAAGTTTGGTGCATTCAGCCCTGAAGGTTATAGGAGCACTGATGATTACTATGACACATTTGATGCATTCCTGTTTTACTGGAACAACAATGGAGAGATTGATGATGAGGTTGTTGTGTTACCCAAAGTAGGAGGTAGTGGTGCTGCACTGTTTGACTATGCCAGGGGAGGACCTCAATTTGGGGCAGATGGGCTCCTTATAGGACCACCACTTGCACCTGTTATGGGAGGTTTTGCAGGGCCAGATACAAACTCAGGCATTGGTGACCTAAGGCAGGCCAAGTCAAGGTTGGGGTTGTCATATGCTAGGAGGAAAGATGGGAAGGAGTCCT
This genomic stretch from Macadamia integrifolia cultivar HAES 741 chromosome 2, SCU_Mint_v3, whole genome shotgun sequence harbors:
- the LOC122072087 gene encoding uncharacterized protein LOC122072087; the encoded protein is MACLSNSIFSIWKKSPSSFFDWNKSKRTSEEKPQPKYHNIDLPFSPSLLDTTFLQGRELKCCYRASIDGFSATSFHNSSDFKGPCVVIGYTNKSFKFGAFSPEGYRSTDDYYDTFDAFLFYWNNNGEIDDEVVVLPKVGGSGAALFDYARGGPQFGADGLLIGPPLAPVMGGFAGPDTNSGIGDLRQAKSRLGLSYARRKDGKESLFGDDSRATLEEVQVFCNPQIATLY